CGAATccagagaaatcaaattttaaaaataaaactttttaaaattttttgtgtcaGACAAAATAgtgtctgtactaattaattagcatatttgaggtcacccacTGCGAACCATTAacattgagtcctagaacgtgaagatccggtcattagtttaaaagtaattcgGGGGTGGTTCGTTTTGTATTTTGCGCAATGCACATAATATACTgaacatctttttttctttaaattttacaatagatGATGCTCTGCTTTTCACTGCTTTTCGTAAGAAGTCATGGGGAAGTCGATGAATTCGACAAAGGCACCCATGGAGGTCATGGTGTTAAATCCCATGGTACCTCTGGCGGTGACCATGGAGGAGCTGGATACGGTGGTCAGAAAGGTGGTGCCGTTTCCTCTGGATATGATAGAGGTTTCAGTTATGGAAAAGGACATGATACGGGAAAAACTGTGAAAATAGAGGATGAAAATTATGGTGGTAAAGGATATGGTGATAAGGAATTTAGGAACTTTGACCTAGGTGGATTAGGTTATGGAGGATTAGGAGTAGGAGGTTTCCGagttcctttcttttttcttggatAAATGTCTTGTGAAttctaaaaatctttattgattttatttctaataatgctATTTTTCATCTGTATTCATGTTTGCTTAGAACAAATGTATACAAGTTGTACAATAAGTagagttttgattttattaaagatttaattgctttgaattttattataattgctgcatttatatttttatatttattctatatgtatatataattttttttagaaaatttttatttgcgttTATTTGGATgattaaacatataaaacatGTAAGTTCCATAAAACATATAAGTTCCAtaacaagaatttaaattatttgtttttaaccttttttttcaatttttttttgtgatattaagaaaacaagattcttttaaccctttgaagCAAATAGGACACCGATGTCTCCTTTAGACCTCCTTTTTTGACATTAtaaatgcaagcaaaaatatatttcggtattttttaatcataaaagacAATTTAACAATCACTAAagaaacttgtttatttatcggaattatatttgaactaaaatataaatttagaaaaaaatttatttaaaaaattgtatttttcattcatatttacaaatatatcaaaaattgatttagtaaataaaagaaatttcaattatatataattgtttctcttagatctaaataactgcaaataagtataaattttaaaaaaattattgcctgGTAAAGAGTCTTGTTTAGaggattttacttttaacgcgAGAAAGATCCCGGTGcatcatgctgtatttcataaccataaattattagaatgctaaatgtaatattgtcatttattttgacctaaatttatgcaaaataatggaaaaagtatgaaaatatctgtttgataaaaattttgcctCAAAAGGTTAATACAGCTTGAGATTTTATTCGAACCATTAACATGAATCAAACTATAAAGAAAGTCTATACACAAATCAGcagaaaaaatatctcaaaaattgcaagagtttttatagataaaaaaaaaatatatttaaccacATGCTTATGCATAAACTTTACATTGCTGTCCAGAAACTATCTGATGATCTTGTCAGGTATATTTTTCGATGAGATTTTTTGGCAAAATTGTATGAAATCAAACGACGAACGATTAgactaatagtttagaagttaaaaGGGTTTGTTCAAAATAAGTGCAGTTCAAAGGTAGTACATTTTgctataaaagaaaagaaagaaagaaaatcaactTTTGAAGTATTAACTGTTTTCATTCGTGTTTCGCCTCCTTcgattaaaagagaaaaaatacatattgaaTGAATTGTTTGTGTagcaatataaaatgtataaataagttcaaatacAAAATCGTACTTTTTGTATATAAGACAGTTATACTTATAAACTGTTATCTCAAAATTggtcttattaaatttttcgtgAAAAATTTTATCCGAAAATATACCTCACATGTTCGGATAGTTCCTGGATAGCCATGTAAAGTTAAATAAACACTTAataaacatacttaaataaatgtcaaaagTTGTACTTTTTAACACAATGCTAGtagaacttttaataaaatttttcccttGACTTTTGTATAGCCTCATTCtattgaacataaaaaaatacatagaaacGATGCCTCATTTTTTTATGTACGTTTATAGGtataagtgcaaatttgtaCTTCTTGTACATAAAACACTTATAACTTCTAAGTTACTAGTGTCTCTGTCTCGATGTTGGTTTCATTCAATTCAGGAAGAAAATATACATTGGAAAATGTGCCTTACTCACTTGTAtagaatagataaaatttcGTCCTTCAATCATCCCTACTTTCCACAAAAAGAGGATAGCACAGGGGAGAGTAGGATGATTtctaagtataatttatagtaatataacagagcttcttattaaaaaatatcttgggtattaatttttggaagaaaaaggTGAATTTTACTGGGTTGTTTATGGATACTGTAGTAAAGTATGACATCCACATGCACTCTTTCATATGAAGCCAATTCTAAACAAATCACGTactgcaaataaaaaagaaaatgcgaTTTTCCAGATTTCAAGTAATCATACTTCGCTTACGAAACTAAGCAAATTTGGgaagaaaatatgtaataactATTTTGCGTGAACTCTTAAAGAAAATGCACACATAGCATGCTGTATCGAGTAATGTTAAGGAAGCAGTATTAGTGACCAAATTTTCGTCTTtaggattaaattaaattttttttttttaaaaggttatataaatattttttattctcgaAAAAtaggacaaatattttttacatagaatattaATTCCAAGCAAATATGAGTTACAACAAAAAAgattctacaaaaaaatttagaataaactcGTAAACTCCCCACTAGAGAATATCGAACAATGAGATTCAATTTACGGaattggaaaagaaaattcaaaatagcaATTTCCTGTAATAACCCAAAAGAAAGAAgtaatatattgcattttatactttagtcaagaaatattttttaaacaacggTGTTAGCGCCATTTTTGCTGCGAATTTTGCGTGTTTTAAACGGAAATAATTTATGGCAaacatttttacacaaataGTTAGTTTCAAACGAATTctgaattgcaaaaaaattatagcaaattcATGAACTCTAAACTGGAGATCATCACACAATTGAGAGTCAATCTACagaattagaaaagaaaatgtaaaataacaatttacggTAACAaccaaaaaaggaaataatatattgcattttatactttagtcaagaaatattttgtaaatagcgatattagttttatttttgctgcTCATTTTACGTgttttaaacagaataaatattttgaaagaatttttgttttgtatccGTGGTGCAAACAACTatcaaaagaaatcaaatttccaGCTAGAGAGGATTTGAGACTTTTTGCATCAAATAATCAGGCGCTATTTACAAAATTCAGCATActggaaaagaaaatgaagcacAGCAATTTTACGTAATAGCcgtaaaaattgacaaaaacataacatttcacaacttaaagaaatttattgtatataatattacacatttcaTAAGTAAAAGTTCTGTGCTATCTATGCTGCAGATTTCACGTTGTTTcggactaaaaaaaattttaaaaaatgctatacaAATATTCTTAACATATATggctattttcagaaaatatgacAACTATGAAACGATATAATATAAGAAACAAGTTTCaaacaaagtataaaaaattataaaaatgcattaaacagAGAATATCAAATACTCAGAATAAATCAAGTctcaaatttgaaaagaaaatgttaaagatCAATTTCCCGTAATAATCCTGAAATCAATATAACACTTCAAATCTTAGttctattcatattttaatatcttaaaatacatCAGTATatggtatttttataattatcttttataaagATCTCTGATagagcaattttaataaattcgaatATTGTgggtacattttttttatttcaggagaataagaaattgttttatacaaagatacaatttctaaaatattaattttagcaataaaaatgttatttctccATTCGCTCCTCGCATCTTACGTATAAAAggtagaaaatgaattttttatatcaataaaatgatCTTAATGCTACTTTTCTTCGATTTAATTGTCTTGTTTTTGTTAACTCTGTTTTAATAATGTCCTATGTTTCTTTACTTAAAAGGTAGATGGCGTTACATTAgtttgttcaaaatataaaggttttgtattaatttttcttatctcaTCGAAATTTAGggattgatttataaaattatttttaatataaacatctTTTTTTGCTCCTTAGCT
The nucleotide sequence above comes from Parasteatoda tepidariorum isolate YZ-2023 chromosome 6, CAS_Ptep_4.0, whole genome shotgun sequence. Encoded proteins:
- the LOC107450728 gene encoding uncharacterized protein; translated protein: MMKTRLLMMLCFSLLFVRSHGEVDEFDKGTHGGHGVKSHGTSGGDHGGAGYGGQKGGAVSSGYDRGFSYGKGHDTGKTVKIEDENYGGKGYGDKEFRNFDLGGLGYGGLGVGGFRVPFFFLG